A section of the Cryptosporangium phraense genome encodes:
- a CDS encoding PLP-dependent cysteine synthase family protein, which yields MGRDRDWIDEAIRLVEADANRSADTHLLTFPLPGSALELYIKDESTHPTGSLKHRLARSLFLYALCNGWIREGTTVVEASSGSTAVSEAYFARMLGLPFVAVMPAGTSAEKVALIEFQGGRCHLVDDPRTVYAESHRLASELDGHFMDQFTYAERATDWRGNNNIAESIFGQLESERHPVPRWIVVGAGTGGTSATIGRYLRYRRYSTQLCVVDPENSAFLPAWSAADPSVITGRGSRIEGIGRQRVEPSFVGGVVDRMIGVPDAASIAAARYATRKLGRPVGGSTGTNLWGVFSLIAGLEGGGSVVTLLCDGGERYSRTYYDDGWLRANGLELAPYTETLERFDATGEWAPPS from the coding sequence GTGGGGCGTGACCGGGACTGGATCGACGAGGCGATCCGGCTGGTCGAGGCCGACGCCAACCGCTCGGCCGACACCCACCTCCTGACGTTCCCGCTGCCCGGGTCGGCGCTGGAGCTGTACATCAAGGACGAGTCGACGCACCCGACCGGCTCGCTGAAGCACCGGCTGGCCCGGTCGCTGTTCCTGTACGCGCTGTGCAACGGCTGGATCCGCGAGGGGACGACGGTCGTCGAGGCGTCGTCGGGCTCTACCGCGGTGAGCGAGGCGTACTTCGCCCGGATGCTCGGGCTGCCGTTCGTCGCGGTGATGCCGGCCGGGACGAGCGCGGAGAAGGTAGCGCTGATCGAGTTCCAGGGCGGGCGCTGTCACCTGGTCGACGACCCGCGGACGGTCTACGCCGAGTCGCACCGGCTGGCGTCGGAGCTCGACGGGCACTTCATGGACCAGTTCACGTACGCGGAGCGGGCCACGGACTGGCGTGGCAACAACAACATCGCCGAGTCGATCTTCGGGCAGCTGGAGTCCGAGCGGCACCCGGTGCCGCGGTGGATCGTGGTGGGCGCCGGGACCGGCGGTACCAGCGCGACGATCGGCCGGTACCTGCGCTACCGGCGGTACTCCACGCAGCTGTGCGTCGTCGACCCGGAGAACTCGGCGTTCCTCCCGGCCTGGTCGGCCGCCGACCCGTCGGTGATCACCGGCCGGGGGTCGCGGATCGAGGGGATCGGGCGGCAGCGCGTCGAGCCGAGCTTCGTCGGCGGGGTCGTCGACCGTATGATCGGTGTCCCGGACGCGGCGTCGATCGCCGCCGCGCGGTACGCGACGCGGAAGCTGGGGCGGCCGGTCGGAGGGTCGACCGGGACGAACCTGTGGGGCGTGTTCTCGTTGATCGCGGGCCTGGAGGGTGGCGGCAGCGTCGTCACGCTGCTGTGCGACGGCGGAGAGCGGTACTCGCGGACGTACTACGACGACGGGTGGCTGCGCGCGAACGGGCTGGAGCTGGCGCCGTACACCGAGACGCTGGAGCGCTTCGACGCGACCGGCGAGTGGGCGCCGCCGAGCTGA